The following proteins come from a genomic window of Streptomyces sp. NBC_00539:
- a CDS encoding L-serine ammonia-lyase yields MFDLLRVGIGPSSSHTVGPMRAAHRFVRGLDQDGLLADAAAVDVELFGSLAATCAGHGTDKAVLLGLTGEQPETLDTATADERFRRLTAERRVPLPGAQAVDCTLTLHPDRFLPTHPNALIFTALDRHDTVLDSRTFYSVGGGFLLHETHDASHQVPRPFTNAEQLLDLTGDGPISDLMLANETVRRPEHEVRRRLLHLWKIMRHCVDRGCRTEGILPGGLNVPRRAPALHRRLQQQGGSGDPLHAMDWVALYALAVNEENAAGGRVVTAPTNGAAGVLPAVLHYYHRFVPGADEDGTVRFLLTAAAIGIIVKHNASISGAEVGCQGEVGTAAAMAAAGLTEPRTAGC; encoded by the coding sequence GTGTTCGACCTGTTGCGCGTCGGCATCGGCCCGTCCAGCTCCCACACCGTGGGCCCGATGCGCGCCGCGCACCGCTTCGTCCGCGGACTGGACCAGGACGGCCTACTCGCCGACGCCGCGGCCGTCGACGTCGAACTGTTCGGCTCGCTGGCTGCCACCTGCGCCGGCCACGGCACCGACAAAGCCGTCCTGCTCGGACTCACCGGCGAGCAACCCGAGACCCTCGACACCGCCACCGCCGACGAGCGCTTCCGCCGGCTCACCGCCGAGCGGCGGGTGCCGCTGCCGGGAGCGCAGGCCGTCGACTGCACTCTGACCCTCCACCCGGACCGGTTCCTGCCGACCCATCCCAACGCCCTGATCTTCACCGCGCTCGACCGGCACGACACCGTCCTGGACAGCCGCACCTTCTACTCCGTCGGCGGCGGCTTCCTACTCCACGAGACGCACGACGCCTCGCACCAGGTCCCCCGCCCCTTCACCAATGCCGAACAACTCCTCGACCTGACCGGGGACGGCCCGATCAGCGACCTCATGCTCGCCAACGAGACGGTCCGCCGGCCAGAGCACGAGGTCCGCCGGCGGCTCCTGCACCTGTGGAAGATCATGCGCCACTGCGTCGATCGCGGCTGCCGCACCGAAGGCATCCTGCCCGGCGGCCTGAACGTTCCCCGCCGCGCTCCGGCGCTCCACCGTCGCCTCCAGCAGCAAGGAGGTTCCGGGGACCCGCTGCACGCCATGGATTGGGTCGCGCTCTACGCCCTCGCGGTCAACGAGGAGAACGCCGCCGGCGGCCGCGTCGTCACCGCGCCGACCAACGGCGCCGCGGGAGTCCTCCCCGCCGTCCTGCACTACTACCACCGGTTCGTTCCCGGCGCCGACGAGGACGGCACCGTACGCTTCCTTCTCACCGCAGCCGCCATCGGCATCATCGTCAAGCACAACGCCTCCATCTCCGGAGCCGAGGTCGGCTGCCAGGGAGAGGTCGGCACCGCCGCCGCCATGGCCGCCGCCGGACTGACCGAACCCCGGACAGCAGGCTGCTGA
- a CDS encoding YqjF family protein has protein sequence MRVPFLSVYWTRQAFVHWPYPPAVIQSLLPPHLEADVFAGQGWVSMTPFLMSRTQVLGVPMPRGTFPETNLRTYVRHGGGPSGLWFLALDVTHPAMLTARLLGIPYSRARLVVEEHGGTCHYAGRRGRRGPRYDLEVRTGQRIRAPRPLDSWLTDRFHAYSVSAGALWRTPVVHEPWPLSTGAVVRLEESLLSAAGLPEPADSPLVHISPGVGPVRFGFPRRAA, from the coding sequence GTGAGGGTTCCCTTCCTGTCGGTGTACTGGACGCGGCAGGCGTTCGTGCACTGGCCGTACCCCCCAGCCGTCATCCAGAGCCTGCTGCCGCCCCACCTCGAAGCCGACGTCTTCGCAGGACAGGGCTGGGTGAGCATGACACCCTTCCTCATGTCACGCACCCAGGTCCTGGGCGTGCCGATGCCCCGGGGAACTTTCCCCGAGACGAACCTGCGCACCTACGTACGGCACGGCGGCGGACCGAGCGGCCTGTGGTTCCTCGCCCTCGACGTCACCCACCCGGCCATGCTCACCGCACGGCTCCTGGGGATCCCGTACTCCCGGGCGCGCCTGGTGGTGGAGGAGCACGGCGGCACGTGCCACTACGCGGGCCGGCGAGGGCGCCGAGGCCCCCGATACGACCTCGAAGTGCGGACCGGTCAGCGCATCCGAGCGCCCCGCCCGCTGGACTCGTGGCTGACCGACCGCTTCCACGCGTACTCGGTATCCGCAGGCGCGCTATGGCGGACACCGGTCGTCCACGAGCCCTGGCCGCTCTCCACCGGAGCCGTCGTGCGCTTGGAGGAGTCCCTGCTGTCCGCCGCGGGATTGCCCGAGCCGGCCGATTCCCCCCTCGTCCACATCTCGCCCGGTGTCGGCCCGGTACGCTTCGGTTTCCCCCGCCGCGCGGCCTAA
- a CDS encoding DUF6875 domain-containing protein yields MSLEKAREWFSDYLCVADARIGRPGAVCPFVAPALRARSLRLEAWPVDPQITVAGLVSLVRQMVAVFENTQWATRNRTLHALVVVLAGLPADRLSLTDEAHRYTKPALVARGLMLGQFHADCDERAARNPSFRASRSPVPMLALRHMAVHDVLFLDGDSRSFATYDQRYGRRYDAGAVTDPLLQKHFARARARFRPDSAPATSAGSAYTGA; encoded by the coding sequence ATGAGTCTGGAGAAGGCCCGGGAGTGGTTCTCCGACTATCTCTGTGTCGCAGATGCGCGGATCGGTCGACCGGGCGCGGTGTGCCCTTTTGTCGCCCCGGCACTGCGTGCGCGCAGTCTTCGGCTGGAGGCGTGGCCGGTAGACCCGCAGATCACTGTTGCGGGGTTGGTATCTCTGGTGAGGCAGATGGTCGCCGTCTTCGAGAACACGCAATGGGCGACCCGGAACCGGACTCTCCACGCCTTGGTGGTGGTGCTGGCCGGACTGCCCGCGGACCGGCTGAGCCTCACCGATGAGGCGCACCGGTACACCAAACCGGCGCTCGTAGCGAGGGGGCTGATGCTGGGACAGTTCCACGCGGACTGCGATGAGAGAGCAGCTCGGAATCCCTCGTTCCGGGCGTCACGCTCTCCCGTTCCCATGCTGGCCCTGCGGCACATGGCGGTTCACGACGTGCTCTTCCTCGACGGGGACAGCCGGTCGTTTGCCACATACGACCAGCGTTACGGTCGCAGGTACGACGCCGGGGCGGTTACCGACCCCTTGCTGCAGAAGCACTTCGCGCGGGCGCGCGCCCGGTTCCGCCCCGATTCCGCTCCTGCGACCTCGGCCGGCAGTGCGTACACGGGGGCATGA
- a CDS encoding replication-relaxation family protein, with product MNDSNVVPITAAHAARRGLLGKAPAKGTTRKVRAEALWMLRMAQVITEAGSDGRLYVRRAMVELAELGPAETNGKDGKHQIWNLTPAGQKALADGNELPPRPKAGTGAKAGRAGLGVHAVAVTDTILAYTDTDTDTVLSGSREYLTDWQVEVNHAIKETGLSLNTDAVLALPTTGPYLVAMPRLCFKRLKHRAGAVPFDDVAVLVDVGVKRRWAAASAASTGSCSLPWVVGNVSRHGSRQGGWLTQRARPLMGAKPRAGLGGRRGPDGDAGVVGQRSRSLPQRRR from the coding sequence GTGAATGATTCGAACGTCGTGCCCATCACCGCAGCTCACGCCGCCCGAAGGGGGCTGCTCGGCAAGGCACCAGCGAAGGGGACGACCAGGAAGGTACGGGCCGAGGCGCTGTGGATGCTGAGGATGGCGCAGGTGATCACGGAAGCAGGGTCGGACGGCCGGTTGTACGTGCGCAGGGCCATGGTTGAACTGGCGGAGCTCGGGCCGGCGGAGACGAACGGCAAGGACGGCAAGCACCAAATCTGGAACCTCACCCCGGCCGGGCAGAAGGCTCTGGCCGACGGCAACGAGCTGCCACCCCGACCGAAGGCCGGCACCGGTGCGAAGGCAGGGAGAGCCGGGTTGGGAGTGCACGCCGTCGCAGTGACCGACACGATCCTCGCCTACACCGACACCGACACCGACACCGTCCTATCCGGTAGCCGGGAGTACCTGACCGACTGGCAGGTGGAGGTCAACCACGCCATCAAGGAGACCGGCCTGTCCCTCAACACCGACGCCGTCCTCGCCCTCCCGACCACTGGGCCGTACCTGGTGGCGATGCCGCGCCTCTGCTTCAAGCGGTTGAAGCACCGCGCCGGTGCGGTGCCGTTCGACGACGTTGCGGTGCTTGTAGACGTCGGGGTCAAACGCCGGTGGGCGGCCGCCTCGGCTGCCTCGACGGGCAGCTGTTCTCTGCCCTGGGTGGTCGGCAACGTGTCACGACACGGGTCGCGTCAAGGGGGTTGGCTGACTCAACGAGCCAGACCCTTGATGGGGGCGAAGCCCCGCGCCGGCCTCGGCGGACGTCGTGGACCTGATGGCGATGCTGGAGTAGTCGGGCAGCGAAGCCGAAGCCTCCCGCAGCGGCGGCGGTGA
- a CDS encoding alkaline phosphatase family protein — protein sequence MSAGTQGRHRRNRKKILLAVALPTAVAAGAVTSLVSIGSASAAGAVPKPDHVVVVMMENHAYKQIIGSKDAPYLNSLANGGAVLKASYGITHPSQPNYFAVFSGSTQGITDDGCYHVGSMSAPNLASELTGAGKTWGSYNESLPNEGSTTCKSGKYAQKHNPWFAFKNVPANTGHTFAQFPSDFSKLPTVSFVTPNLCSDMHDCNVATGDGWIKSNLGAYAAWAKTHNSLLVITYDEDDKHSGNQIPTVLYGQPVKAGSAPTTKYNHYDMLRTLEDLAGTGKHAGKAANATDITGVWN from the coding sequence ATGTCCGCTGGTACCCAAGGCCGTCACCGCCGCAACCGGAAGAAGATCCTGCTCGCCGTCGCACTGCCGACGGCCGTGGCGGCGGGCGCCGTCACCTCCCTGGTGAGCATCGGCTCCGCCTCCGCCGCGGGGGCCGTACCCAAGCCGGACCACGTCGTCGTGGTCATGATGGAGAACCACGCCTACAAGCAGATCATCGGCAGCAAGGACGCGCCGTACCTCAACTCGCTCGCCAACGGAGGCGCGGTCCTCAAAGCGTCCTACGGCATCACCCACCCCAGCCAGCCGAACTACTTCGCCGTCTTCTCCGGCAGCACCCAAGGCATCACCGATGACGGCTGCTACCACGTCGGCTCCATGTCCGCCCCCAACCTGGCCTCCGAGCTGACCGGGGCCGGCAAGACCTGGGGCAGCTACAACGAGTCGCTGCCCAACGAGGGCTCCACCACCTGCAAGAGCGGAAAGTACGCCCAAAAGCACAACCCCTGGTTCGCGTTCAAGAACGTCCCGGCCAACACCGGCCACACCTTCGCGCAGTTCCCCAGCGACTTCAGCAAACTCCCCACGGTCTCCTTCGTCACCCCCAACCTCTGTTCCGACATGCACGACTGCAACGTGGCCACCGGAGACGGCTGGATCAAGAGCAACCTCGGCGCGTACGCCGCCTGGGCCAAGACCCACAACAGCCTGCTGGTCATCACCTACGACGAGGACGACAAGCACAGCGGCAACCAGATCCCCACCGTCTTGTACGGACAGCCCGTCAAGGCCGGCAGCGCGCCCACCACCAAGTACAACCACTACGACATGCTCCGTACCCTGGAGGACCTCGCGGGGACCGGAAAGCACGCCGGTAAGGCGGCCAACGCCACCGACATCACCGGCGTCTGGAACTGA
- a CDS encoding S8 family peptidase, giving the protein MVIAATVVAAAAAAAVTSPANAALYPSDTLRTVGEPIAGRYLVVFKDGGVPSPDAARTTAAQGRQAEQATVASVAERLAKAHGGSVRTVFDTALHGYVAEMTPGQAQQVASDPAVESVERDSVQHSASAPEAAQAASVASWGLDRVDQRSLPLDGSYTAPNTASNVTVYLVDSGLRTTHSQFGGRAGIGVDLVGDGRNGGDCVGHGTHVAGTVGGKDYGVAKGVRLVSVRVTPCNDSIPTSAIVSAADWITKRAVKPAVVNMSINGGVSAAEDKAIRNSIASGVTWVVSSGNSGADACRNSPGDIGEAIVVNNSTSGDQRRSDSNWGACTDLFAPGTGITSAWNSGDKDSHKLTGTSMAAPHVAGAAAIYLSAHPTATPAQVQDALIKAATTGKIGNAGTNTPNRLLYIAGLGDNPTK; this is encoded by the coding sequence GTGGTCATCGCGGCCACCGTCGTGGCCGCGGCGGCAGCCGCAGCGGTCACCAGCCCGGCGAACGCCGCCCTGTATCCCTCCGACACGCTCCGCACGGTCGGCGAGCCCATAGCCGGCCGCTATCTGGTGGTGTTCAAGGACGGCGGGGTGCCGTCCCCGGACGCCGCGCGGACAACCGCCGCCCAAGGAAGACAGGCCGAGCAGGCGACGGTCGCCTCCGTCGCCGAGCGGCTGGCGAAGGCCCACGGCGGCTCCGTCCGTACGGTCTTCGACACGGCCCTGCACGGCTACGTCGCCGAGATGACGCCGGGCCAGGCGCAGCAGGTGGCGTCCGATCCCGCGGTCGAGTCGGTGGAGCGGGACAGTGTGCAGCACTCGGCCTCGGCACCGGAGGCCGCCCAGGCGGCGTCGGTGGCGAGTTGGGGCTTGGACCGCGTCGACCAGCGCAGCCTGCCGCTGGACGGAAGCTACACCGCGCCGAACACCGCTTCCAACGTCACCGTCTACCTGGTCGACAGCGGGCTGCGGACCACGCACAGCCAGTTCGGGGGGCGGGCCGGCATCGGGGTGGACTTGGTCGGTGACGGTCGCAACGGCGGGGACTGCGTCGGCCACGGCACCCACGTCGCGGGCACCGTCGGCGGCAAGGACTACGGCGTGGCCAAGGGCGTCAGGCTGGTCTCCGTCCGCGTCACGCCGTGCAACGACTCCATCCCCACCTCGGCCATCGTCTCCGCCGCCGACTGGATCACCAAGCGCGCCGTCAAACCGGCCGTGGTGAACATGAGCATCAACGGTGGGGTCAGCGCCGCGGAGGACAAGGCGATCCGCAACTCGATCGCCTCCGGGGTCACCTGGGTGGTCTCCTCCGGCAACAGCGGGGCCGACGCGTGCAGGAACTCGCCCGGCGACATCGGCGAGGCCATCGTGGTGAACAACTCCACCTCCGGTGACCAGCGCCGCTCGGACTCCAACTGGGGTGCCTGCACCGATCTGTTCGCGCCCGGCACGGGCATCACCTCGGCCTGGAACAGCGGTGACAAGGACAGCCACAAGCTGACGGGCACCTCGATGGCCGCCCCGCACGTCGCCGGCGCCGCCGCCATCTACCTGTCGGCCCACCCCACGGCCACTCCCGCGCAGGTGCAGGACGCGCTGATCAAGGCGGCTACCACCGGCAAGATCGGCAACGCGGGGACCAACACCCCCAACCGGCTCCTCTACATCGCGGGCTTGGGCGACAACCCCACCAAATGA
- a CDS encoding MFS transporter, with protein sequence MYLADSRRSTASAAAPALGPGRSARIAPTVLALGTVSLITDVSSEMVTAILPLYLVTALGVSPLGFGVLDGVFNGASAVLRLLGGFLGDRGGGRHKAVATAGYGLSALCRPALLLAHTTPLIGLVLAADRVGKGLRTAPRDAMISLATPPERRGRAFGVHRAMDTAGALTGPLLAFLILRGAPGSYHAIFTVSSYVAALGVLVLVLFVRGRSLRSTPPTSAARPHLRELLHLPALRRITACAALLGLATVSDSFVYLLLQRRFDLPATWFPLLPLGTAAVYLLLAAPAGMLADRIGRRRMFVLGHAALLTGYALLLALPGGGAGLAAAVLALHGLFYAATDGTLAAAAADAVPEQRRGAGLALVGTGQAAGRFACSLTVGALWSRWGDTTALALMTAALTAAVVIAARLLDPLTDDRARAAAD encoded by the coding sequence ATGTACCTCGCGGACAGCCGACGCTCCACGGCGTCCGCCGCCGCCCCGGCCCTCGGGCCGGGGCGGTCCGCGCGGATCGCCCCCACCGTACTCGCCCTCGGTACGGTCAGCCTGATCACCGACGTCTCCTCCGAGATGGTCACCGCCATCCTGCCCCTCTACCTCGTCACCGCCCTCGGTGTATCCCCACTCGGATTCGGCGTCCTGGACGGTGTCTTCAACGGTGCCTCCGCCGTCCTGCGGCTGCTCGGCGGCTTCCTCGGCGACCGCGGCGGCGGACGCCACAAGGCCGTCGCCACCGCCGGTTACGGCCTCTCCGCGCTCTGCCGGCCGGCGCTCCTCCTCGCCCACACCACGCCGCTGATCGGCCTCGTCCTGGCCGCCGACCGGGTCGGCAAAGGACTGCGGACCGCACCCCGCGACGCCATGATCTCTCTCGCCACCCCGCCCGAACGGCGCGGCCGCGCCTTCGGCGTGCACCGGGCCATGGACACCGCCGGCGCGCTGACCGGACCCCTGCTCGCCTTCCTCATCCTGCGCGGCGCCCCCGGCAGCTACCACGCCATCTTCACCGTCAGCTCATACGTCGCCGCACTCGGCGTGCTCGTCCTGGTCCTCTTCGTCCGCGGCCGCAGCCTGCGCTCCACGCCACCGACCTCAGCAGCGCGGCCACACCTGCGCGAACTGCTCCACCTCCCCGCCCTGCGTCGAATCACCGCGTGCGCCGCCTTGCTCGGGCTCGCCACGGTCAGCGACTCCTTCGTCTATCTGCTGCTCCAGCGCCGCTTCGACCTCCCCGCGACCTGGTTCCCACTACTGCCGCTCGGCACCGCTGCCGTCTACCTCCTGCTCGCCGCCCCGGCCGGCATGCTCGCCGACCGGATCGGACGCCGGCGCATGTTCGTGCTCGGCCACGCCGCGCTGCTGACCGGGTACGCCCTGCTGCTCGCCCTCCCCGGCGGCGGCGCGGGACTCGCCGCCGCGGTCCTCGCCCTGCACGGACTCTTCTACGCCGCCACCGACGGCACCCTCGCCGCGGCCGCCGCGGACGCAGTGCCAGAGCAGCGGCGCGGCGCCGGACTCGCGCTGGTCGGCACCGGCCAGGCCGCGGGCCGGTTCGCCTGCTCCCTCACGGTCGGCGCGCTCTGGAGCCGCTGGGGCGACACCACCGCCCTGGCCCTCATGACCGCCGCCCTCACCGCCGCCGTCGTGATCGCGGCGCGACTGCTGGACCCGCTCACCGATGACCGGGCGCGGGCGGCGGCCGATTGA
- a CDS encoding TolB-like translocation protein produces the protein MTFARRLLVLCAAAAVLVAAGVWTVLRAGDEARGANRAADGPPAKAGIVGLGPHTDGARLVFRSMTWGAQRDHLAAVPLTEPRGTRTVATPACLRFHAAAGTGVCLQAVHGVLEDTYRAVVLDADLHERRRYDLAGIPTRSRVSPSGNLVAWTVFVGGDSYAGTDFSTRTSILDTRTWTLQENLETYAITLDGKPYRSADTNIWGVTFADDEHFYATLATGGQTHLVAGDAIQHTLTTLHGNVECPSLSPDGTRVAYKKRVSGLSDDAPWRLYVLDLKTMGETATTEGRNIDDQALWLDDHTLAYSLPSDDSSDLWTVPAAGTGTPALLAPAALAPAVVR, from the coding sequence ATGACTTTCGCCCGCCGTCTCCTCGTCCTGTGCGCCGCCGCCGCCGTCCTCGTCGCGGCCGGCGTCTGGACCGTCCTGCGCGCAGGCGACGAAGCCCGGGGCGCCAACCGGGCGGCCGACGGGCCGCCGGCCAAGGCGGGCATCGTCGGCCTGGGACCCCACACCGACGGAGCGCGACTGGTGTTCCGCAGCATGACCTGGGGTGCCCAGCGCGACCACCTCGCCGCGGTCCCGCTCACCGAACCCCGGGGCACCCGGACGGTGGCGACGCCGGCCTGCCTGCGTTTCCACGCCGCCGCCGGTACCGGGGTATGCCTGCAGGCCGTCCACGGCGTCCTGGAGGACACCTACCGCGCGGTCGTCCTCGACGCCGACCTGCACGAACGCCGCCGGTACGACCTCGCCGGCATCCCCACCCGGTCACGGGTATCGCCCTCGGGCAACCTCGTGGCCTGGACGGTCTTCGTCGGCGGGGACTCATACGCAGGCACCGACTTCTCCACCCGCACCTCGATCCTGGACACCCGCACCTGGACCCTGCAAGAAAACCTGGAGACCTACGCCATCACCCTGGACGGGAAGCCCTACCGATCCGCTGACACGAACATCTGGGGCGTCACCTTCGCCGACGACGAGCATTTCTACGCCACCCTCGCCACCGGCGGACAGACCCACCTGGTCGCCGGCGACGCAATCCAACACACCCTCACCACACTGCACGGCAACGTCGAGTGCCCCTCCCTGTCGCCCGACGGCACCCGCGTCGCCTACAAGAAGCGCGTCTCCGGCCTGAGCGACGACGCCCCCTGGCGGCTGTACGTCCTCGACCTGAAGACCATGGGCGAGACGGCCACCACCGAAGGCCGCAACATCGACGACCAGGCCCTTTGGCTCGACGACCACACCCTCGCCTACTCCCTCCCCAGCGACGACAGCAGCGACCTGTGGACCGTTCCCGCCGCCGGCACCGGCACCCCGGCCCTGCTCGCCCCCGCCGCGCTCGCCCCCGCCGTCGTACGTTGA
- a CDS encoding helix-turn-helix domain-containing protein — protein sequence MPGTPHAAGGDGTGVAVPLPAHARAGLPSPEGTLMTDEDLSTHLCRLGLTRREAKAYVALLAARSDDGEQSANNPDRDREGPECSGPDNSPALEEDLAQLRRLGLVTVSETGGRRHVPVEPTIALEFLAHSRAAELREAQQAAVNAYDGYRRSVSPQPTENLVEVVTGDSIIERIETIEAAAETEVLRFDSPPYHTHGAANPIQIENLRQGVEYRVVYSRSAVQNAAYYAVNIQPCIAAGEQARILPTVPVKLTIFDRRLAIVSMSFVEAEVNDSLLLVRPSSLLSALTGLFETSWRAALPMHLSGRVPSALSPIHRRIIELLATGVTDATIAELLGISRRTLSRHLEQLNSRAGSVTRFQMALHAARNGWI from the coding sequence ATGCCCGGCACACCGCACGCAGCCGGCGGCGACGGGACCGGAGTGGCCGTGCCGCTTCCGGCGCACGCCCGAGCCGGCCTGCCTTCACCGGAAGGTACGCTGATGACCGATGAGGACCTGTCAACCCACCTGTGTCGCCTGGGGTTGACGCGCCGTGAGGCGAAGGCCTACGTGGCGTTGCTCGCCGCCCGATCCGACGACGGCGAGCAGTCGGCAAACAACCCGGACCGCGACCGGGAGGGCCCGGAGTGCAGCGGCCCGGACAACAGCCCGGCACTGGAAGAGGATCTCGCGCAACTGCGCAGGCTGGGCTTGGTCACCGTCTCGGAGACCGGTGGCCGCCGGCACGTGCCGGTGGAGCCCACCATCGCGCTGGAGTTTTTAGCGCACAGTCGCGCCGCCGAACTCCGCGAGGCCCAGCAGGCCGCCGTCAATGCCTACGACGGCTACCGGCGCTCCGTCAGCCCACAGCCGACCGAGAACCTGGTCGAGGTCGTCACCGGCGACTCCATCATCGAGCGCATCGAAACCATCGAGGCGGCCGCCGAGACCGAGGTCCTGCGTTTCGACTCGCCGCCGTATCACACGCACGGCGCGGCCAACCCGATCCAGATCGAGAACCTGCGGCAGGGCGTGGAGTACCGGGTCGTGTACTCCCGGTCCGCCGTTCAGAACGCCGCGTACTACGCCGTCAACATCCAGCCTTGCATAGCCGCGGGGGAGCAGGCCCGGATCCTGCCCACCGTTCCCGTGAAGCTCACCATCTTCGACCGTCGCCTGGCCATCGTGTCGATGTCCTTCGTCGAGGCCGAGGTGAACGACTCGCTGCTGTTGGTCCGTCCGTCGAGCCTGCTGTCCGCGCTCACGGGGTTGTTCGAGACCTCGTGGAGGGCGGCGCTGCCGATGCACCTGAGCGGCCGCGTGCCGTCCGCCCTCAGCCCGATCCACCGGCGCATCATCGAGCTGTTGGCCACCGGGGTCACCGACGCGACCATCGCCGAGTTGCTGGGCATCAGCCGCCGCACGCTCTCGCGCCACCTGGAGCAGCTCAACTCCCGTGCCGGCTCCGTCACCCGGTTCCAGATGGCGCTGCACGCCGCGCGCAACGGCTGGATCTGA
- a CDS encoding DUF4142 domain-containing protein gives MTACVKQVGAKLVTDHQKLDKDLPAIATKGGMTLPAAPAPGQQQALRGVSEKAGTAGYDPAWLPTRKPPTRRPWP, from the coding sequence ATGACAGCCTGCGTAAAGCAGGTGGGTGCCAAGCTGGTCACCGACCACCAGAAGCTCGACAAGGACCTGCCGGCCATCGCCACCAAAGGCGGCATGACGCTGCCTGCCGCACCGGCGCCCGGGCAGCAGCAGGCGCTCAGGGGCGTCAGTGAAAAGGCCGGAACGGCTGGATACGACCCCGCATGGCTGCCAACCAGGAAGCCGCCCACACGAAGACCCTGGCCTTGA
- a CDS encoding SDR family oxidoreductase → MAPTYAVTGATGHLGGRIARRLAAAGIWQTLLARTPARVPDLPGATAVPGDYSDHDALVRALRDTDRVLMVSASETPDRLQRHRTFIDAATQVGVAHLAYISFYGAAPDATFTLARDHWHTEQHIRASGLPFTFLRDNLYADFMPALVGEDGVIRGPAGDGRAAVVAQDDIADAAVAVLRDPGPHAGRAYELTGPQALTLTDVAATIAAASGRPVSYHPETVEEAYASRAPYGAPEWQLDAWVSTYTAIADGSLAQVTTAINDLTGHPATPLQQVLQSEPGPAVRP, encoded by the coding sequence ATGGCTCCCACCTACGCCGTCACCGGCGCCACTGGCCACTTGGGCGGACGCATCGCCCGCCGCTTGGCCGCCGCCGGGATCTGGCAGACCCTCCTGGCCCGTACCCCCGCCCGGGTACCCGACCTGCCCGGCGCCACCGCCGTCCCCGGCGACTACAGTGACCACGACGCCTTGGTGCGAGCCCTGCGCGACACCGACCGTGTCCTCATGGTCTCCGCTTCAGAGACCCCCGATCGCCTCCAGCGGCACCGCACCTTCATCGACGCCGCAACCCAGGTCGGAGTCGCACACTTGGCGTACATCTCGTTCTACGGCGCCGCGCCGGATGCGACGTTCACCCTGGCCCGCGACCACTGGCACACTGAACAGCACATCCGCGCGAGCGGTCTGCCCTTCACGTTCCTGCGCGACAACCTCTACGCCGACTTCATGCCCGCCCTCGTGGGCGAGGACGGCGTCATCCGCGGCCCCGCTGGGGACGGACGGGCCGCCGTCGTCGCTCAGGACGACATCGCCGACGCCGCCGTCGCCGTTCTGCGCGACCCGGGCCCACACGCCGGCCGCGCCTACGAGCTGACCGGCCCGCAGGCCCTCACCCTCACCGACGTGGCGGCCACGATCGCCGCCGCATCCGGACGCCCTGTCTCCTACCACCCGGAGACGGTCGAGGAAGCCTACGCCTCCCGCGCACCTTACGGCGCTCCCGAATGGCAGCTCGACGCCTGGGTCTCCACCTACACCGCCATCGCCGACGGCTCCCTCGCTCAGGTGACCACCGCCATCAACGACCTGACCGGCCACCCCGCCACCCCGCTCCAGCAGGTACTGCAGTCTGAGCCCGGCCCGGCAGTTCGCCCCTGA